The genomic stretch CCTTTTTTCTGTGTAACTGCAGTTACATAACTCTGTGACAGAGAGAAAAGGAGAAATGAAAGAgaatggagagagaaagaaacacacacacacacagggattgGGAAGTGGGAACTAAATAAGTGAGTCTGTGTGTGGCAAAGATTAGCTTCATTATGATCAGTGGGTCACCGGTTGTTTGGAGCGGTCTGACTTCCTGTGATTTTATGGGAATGGAATCTGGGTCAGTGCTTGGCAGTGATGGTGCTGGTAGGCTTTATGTCTGAGAGAGCAGCTGTTTATGTGTGGATTCTTATGCAATAGACTTTGAATAAAGGAAAAAAGAGAGTGATATGACCTCTTTTGCAATGATGGAAAATAAACACACCAATAATAGCTGcactataataaaaaatgaagatAAAGCAGATAAAGTTACAACTGTTTAACACTGGGAATGTACACAAGCCAGTAGAAGGCGAGTTCACCAAAACAATTATTTCTCttacgctcaccaaggctgcatttaatctATTattaaaagtacagtaaaacattaagtacaattaaaaaatgcacaataattaacaattaattttcagcagccattactgcaGTCTCTTCCATTTGTTtcgatcaaaaaaaaaattgaaataaaatctaaacCAATCCCAGTTTGGTGAAGAAAATCATATAACGTGAAAAGGCATGGGGTTTCTTGCATTACTTCCTCTTTCAGCTTCCTGCATCCCACTTCTGCAGTTTAACAATTCCTTTGAAAAAAGGAGACATTTGCAACTACAATTAACATATGAGGGAGTGAATAAGCCTCCCATAAACTCAAATCAGTTTTCACACCACTACCATGTCACTGTTTAACCTGTTGTTCAGGATAATGGGGGTAAAGGTGATTTTTGAACTACCTGTTTTTCAGTAAATATCCAGAACACTTCCTCTTTCAGCTTTAACAGCAAGCACAGAGGGAAGGATCTGAAAAACTAATCTTAACTtcagccttaaagggatagttcacccaaaaatgaaaattctgtcatcatttagtccCCCTCAAGGTGTTCCAAAATCTTCTTGGTTCTGCtatacacaaaggaagatatttggaagaatgtttataaccaagcagatctcacccctcattgactactatagtatttttttttttcctactatagtagtcaatggggggtgagatctgcttggttacaaacattcttccaaatatcttcctttgtgtttagcagaacaaagaaatttatacaggtttggaacaacttgagggggagtagatgatgacagaatttttatttttgggtgaactatccacaCGGAGACACATTTAGTTGTATACGTAAAAATTTTATATCGTATCGGCATTTTGTGCAGACAGATCAGGCattttgggagcctgaaactgctattttttttaaccGGGTCCCAGaatggataaatctgaaaaccaccatttccaaacaaaacattttcgtGTGcacagccaatccgtatattttgtgaaacggtGTCGTCATCACAAGGTTTATGCACACGCTCAAAGTATTTTTCTCAgtttagtgtatctctgtggcagaattacagtgccacatactggtctggcatgtatacaTTTTGAGttggtttcagtggtttcgtgtgtacgcagGTTTTTCTTGAAATGACGCCATGTTTATGGTTGAACGAGgggaaaggagaaaaaaaaaatctgataggGAAAGCTCCTGGCTTCGTGTGGCTGTGGCCTTAATTTGCTGCAAGACAAACATCTCAATTCTGGCCAGGatgcaaaatcaatttttttttttttttaccacacctgccaatggcaGCGAAATCCAGAAATTTACAATCAAGTTTAAACTGCATTATTCTACATTAGATTTACAAGATTGGAAAGTACACTACTCAGTGCACTTTAATAGTGTGCATTTAATAGGAAAAACCACTTGTCATTTTAGATGCTTTATTCTTTAACAAAATAGAATCTCTGTGCAGTTGATGAGTAGATACAGAAGGAATACAACATCCTCTGAATACAGTATTTACAACAAGTTTTGTACAGATCAAGTTATGAACAAGACATTTCATTTTCTACACAacatgttcaaacaccatgctCCCCACACTCCCCTACACACCCCCCCACATGCATACAAACACCACCCACCCTTCTTGCCATGGAGGTAAATTCATCAACTTCCTCTTCATCGCCATCTGCTGAGGTTTATAAAGGCATTGCATGTGCACATTTCTGTCATTGTCTCCTCACACAAGGTTCTCCATATCTCAACTAAAGTCACATGTACAGATCCCTTCAAGAAGGGCAGAATTCAAAGCGATTTTAAAGATCTCCCTGCAGTGTTTTAAGTGTCATTTCAGTGATTGACAAACAATGAGTTCCCATGTCCATAATGAGCTTTGGAAATATTGTGCAGTATTAaagcagactttttttttttccccctcaggaGTTCTGTAAAACACTGATCCTGCGGAGAAGCTGTTGTTGTTTGGCTTTCAGTTTTCTCTTCTCCTGAGCTTGACGTCGTTGGCACGCATGCAGCTTCAGCAAGTAGTCCGTCGCCTGCGTCAGAATTGCCACCTTCGAGGTTTTTGATGATCCGGACAGACCTGGAATCTCCTCCCGGAGCGCCTGGAACCTCGAGCGAAGGTCATCTCTCCTCTTTCGCTCCAGGAAGTTACGACGCTGCTCGCTGAAGTCCTCAGAGTCCGATGTGGCAGGTGAAGAAAGTGGAGACGAGGGAGAGGACGAAGGTTCCAGACGTGGCCGTTTGCTCACAGACTCAATCTCATCAAAGTCATCCTCAGGATCCGTGTCAGGGGAGGGAGCAGCGTAATTGTGCTGCTGCCGATGTAGAGACACGTGGAAGTGCTTGGGACATGGTCCAAATGGATCAGCACTCACTGTAATAGTTACCGGCGTTCTGCGGCTTGGAGGACGACCACGCTTCGGTCGGTTGTCCACCGTCACCACGTCAATAACATCATCCTCCTCATCATCGTCATCTGAGACACAAAACATTTGCCACATTTAGCTAAAGCACTTAGCATTTCAAATCTATTGAGATCTTTTCCAGCACAacaatttaatcatttttatttttaataaaaagaaaacaggacTGGTCTGTTGTCAGACTCGATATTTcccaaattcaattcaattaaatgcatccaCTGCAAAACAGTTAAGTTAACCAATGCGTGATGGCTGTTTACACACTTCACCACCCTAATAAA from Ctenopharyngodon idella isolate HZGC_01 chromosome 13, HZGC01, whole genome shotgun sequence encodes the following:
- the mycla gene encoding protein L-Myc-1a, whose amino-acid sequence is MPGINTHTLYGWDMEHYFYDEMDTGEDFFKSTAPSEDIWKKFELLPTPPMSPSRTLDVDWLLSLPGDRLGWAPPKVLTCDEEYEGLHKFDPLDIFGNLGSIVIKDCMWSGFSTSHRLEKVAHNERAPVTAQIQTSTAQKAARAALGTPVTGNQAAQCVNPAAVLELPVPHNKKVAAGSSGSECRSDSSDDDDEEDDVIDVVTVDNRPKRGRPPSRRTPVTITVSADPFGPCPKHFHVSLHRQQHNYAAPSPDTDPEDDFDEIESVSKRPRLEPSSSPSSPLSSPATSDSEDFSEQRRNFLERKRRDDLRSRFQALREEIPGLSGSSKTSKVAILTQATDYLLKLHACQRRQAQEKRKLKAKQQQLLRRISVLQNS